The nucleotide sequence ATCACCGACGCCACCCGGGTCGCGGCCACCGGCTCGCTGTCCCACCGCATCCGGCTGCCCGGCCGCACCGACGAATTCCGTGAGCTCGCCGACGCCTTCGACACCATGCTCGCGCGGCTCGAGGCGCACGTCACCGAGCAGCGGAGGTTCGCCGCCAACGCGTCCCACGAACTGCGCACCCCGCTGGCGATCACCCAAAGCCTCCTCGACGTCGCCCGCAACGATCCCGAGCGCACCACCGGCGAACTCGACGAACGCCTCCGCGTCGTCAACGCCCGGGCGATCGAACTCACCGAAGCCCTGCTGCTGCTCAGCCGCGCCGAACAACGGGCCTTCAGCCGTGACCGCGTCGACCTGTCCCTGGTCGCGGAAGAAGCCGCCGAAACGCTCCTGCTCTTCGCCGAGAAGCGGGGTGTCACCGTCGAGACATCCGGCGAGGCCGCGCCCGCCCTCGGCTCGCCGGCCCTCCTGCTGCAGCTGGCGACGAACCTGGTGCACAACGCGATCGTCCACAACCTGCCCGAGCGGGGCGCGGTGTGGGTGACGACCGGTATCGAGCCCGGGACCGTGGTGCTCACCGTCGAGAACACCGGCGAGCACCTCGCCCGGTCCCTGGTCGCCACCCTCGCCGAGCCCTTCCAGCGCGGCACCGAGCGCATCCGCACCGACCAGGCGGGCGTCGGCCTCGGCCTGGCCATCGTCAAGAGCATCACCCAGGCCCACGACGGGACGCTCACCCTCGCCCCGCGGCCGGCGGGCGGTCTCCGCGTCACCGTCCGGCTGCCCATCTCCCTCGGCTACGCGACCGGGAAGTCGAAGTACGTGTCCGGGTAGGGCTCGTCCTTCAAGCCGTAGTGCCACCATTCCCGCTCGTACGAAGCGAATCCGCAATCCTCCATGATGGACCGGAGGTAGCGGCGGTTCCCCGCTTCGAGGCGCGAGATCCCCCGTGCGCCGTGGTGCGAGATCTCGTCCATCAGATCGTGGCCGCCACCCATCGCCGCGAGCTCCCCGGTGACGAGGTGGTAGAGGGTCAGGTCGACGGTGCTGCCCCGGCTGTGGCCCGACTTGGCCGCCACGTACCCCTTGGCGAACATCGCGGCCCGGTCGATGTTCGGGTAGTGCCACAGCTTCGTCCGGCCGTCCTCGGGCTGGTCCACCCAGCGCAGGAAGCTGTCCACGGCGCGCTGCGGCCGGTAGCCGTCCCACAGCACGAGCCCGAAGCCGAGGGACGCGGCCTTCTCCTGCGCTTCGCCCAACGCGGCGCACAAGGTCCTCGTGCCGACGATCCGGTTGACGAGGTACCCGTCCACCGGTTTGCCGGTGAAGTTGTCCCAGGTGGCGTACTTGGCGTCCCAGCGGATGCCGGGCACCAGCTGGTCCACGAAGACGAAGTCGTCGTTCACCGGGCGGCCCCGGTCATGGCCAGGGAAACGAGCCGGTCGATCAGCGCGGACAGCGGCACGCCGGCGGCCGCCATCATCCGGGGGTAGCGGCTGTACGACGTCAAGCCGGGCAGGGTGTTGACCTCGTTGAGGACCACCGTGCCGTCGTCGGTGAGGAACATGTCGACCCGTGCCAGCCCTTTGCATCCCAGAGCGCGGTAGATGGCCTTCGCCGTCTGCTGGACTCGCGCCCGGGTCTCTGCCGGAACGTCGGCGGGCACGATGGGCGTCGAGTTCTCGGAGCCGCTTTCGGGCTGCTCTTCCTGGTGGATCCGGAAAAAGCCGTGGGAGAGGGCGATCCGGTCGACCTCTCCGGCGAACAGCTCGCGGCCGTTCCCCAGAACGGCGCACCCGACCTCGCTGCCGACGACGGCCTCTTCGATCAGCACCTTCGCGTCGTACTGCGCCGCGGTGCTGATCGCGGCGGCCAGTTCTTCCCGGCCGGAAACCTTGCTGACGCCGAAGGAAGAACCCGAGCGCGCCGGCTTCACGAAGACGGGATAGGTGAACGCGCCGGCGTCGTCGCCCGCCAGGACGGTCCGGAATTTCGGCGTCGCGATGCCCGCGCTCGCGGCGACGACGTAAGCGAGGGATTTGTCCATGCACAGCGCGGAACTCGGGACGTCGCAGCCCGCGTACGGGATCCCGGAAAGCTCCAGCAGGCCCTGCATCGCGCCGTCCTCGCCGAGCTTGCCGTGCAGCACGGGCAGCACCACGTCCAGGCCGATCGTCTCGTACTTGCCGTCTTCGAGGACCAGCAAGCCCGGCACGCTCCGGTCCGGCGACAGCACGACCGTCCGCCCGGCTTCCCAGCTTTCGCCCGGGCCGTCACCGAGTTTCCAGGCGCCGTCCTTCGTGATCCCGATCCAGAACGGTTCGTACTTCCCGGTGTCGAGGTGCCGCGCGACCTCTTGCGCGGATTTCACCGAGACGGGGTGTTCCTCGGAGGCGCCCCCGAAGATGATCCCGACCTTGAGCCTATTCATGCCGCTTCCCGCTTTCGAAGTTCAAGCAGTTGATGATGGAGTTTTCGACGGTGTCGCCGAGCGCGTGGTCGGTGTAGTACGCGGTGTGCGGGCTGATCAGCACGTTCGGCAGCTTCTGCAGCCGCACCAGCAGGTCGCTGTCGACGGGCCGATCGCGGCAGTCGGCGTAGAAGACGCCTTCTTCCCCTTCGAGGACGTCCAGCGCGGCGCCGCCCAGCCTGCCGTTTTCCAGTGCCGCGACGAGCGCCTCGGTGTCGAGAAGGGGGCCTCGCCCGGTGTTGACGACGAACGCTCCGGGCTTCATCCGCTCGAGCCGCCGTCGGTCCAGGAGGTGGTGCGTTCCGGCGTCGAGTGGCGTGTGGAGCGTGACGATGTCGCTCAGCCGCAGCAGTTCGTCGAGTTCGACGTAGTCGAGGCCGGCCTGGGGACAGCAGTCGTGAGCCACCACCCGAGCCCCGAACCCGCGCAACCGGCCGACGACGGCGGAACCGATGCGTCCGGTCCCGACCACCCCGACGGTCAGATCGCGCAGCTCTTTCCCGCGCACGTCGTTCAGCCGGTAGTCGTGCTCCTCCGCGCGGCGGATGACGGACTTGGCGTCCCGCACGAGCATCAACATCAGCATCAGCGTGTAGTCGGCCACGCTGTCCGGCGAATAGGCGACGTTCCCGACGGAAATGCCGACGCTCCGGGCGTATCCGACGTCGATGTGGTCGTAGCCGACGCTCCTCGTGGAGACGTAGGTGACGCCGACCCGGCTGAGCGCGAGAAGAGTTCTCCGGGTGAGCGGCGTCTTGTGCCCGACGCTGACGCACCGGTTACCGGCCGCCAGTGCGGCGTTGGCCTCGGACACCGCCGCACCGGTGATGGTCGGTGTCACCCCGAAGCCCGGCGCCATCTCCCGGAACAGCACGGCTTCGTCGGGTGCACACCCGTAGATCGTCATCCCGAGTGCCGGTTCGCTCATGCCACCCAGTCAAGGGAGCGCGGCGTTGCCGGCACGTATGCGCTTTTCGATACGCCGAGGATAAGTTACCGGCGGGTAGCAATCACGGTGCAGGCGGGAACCGGCACGGCGTCGGCTCGCGCCCCTGCCGCGTCATTCGTTCGGCGCACGGCGTCCTAGGCGCCGACCCGCACCAGCTCGCTCTCCGGGGACGCGCCGAGGAACTGGTCGCCGTAGAGGTCACCGCGGTCCGGGAAGAACGTCAGGATGTTGCGCGCGCCGGTGGCCTCGACCAGCTTGACCGCCCCCTGCAGCGCGATGCCCGACGTGCCGCCCGCGTAGATGCCGCGGCCGGCGAGTTCGCGCACGCCCGCGGCCGCTTCCTCGTCGTCCGAGTAGTACACGTCCTCCACCAGGTGCATGGCGGACCCGATCACCTTCGGCACGCAGTTCATGTTGCCGATGCCGCGCAGGACGCTCGGTCCGGGCTCGAGGCCGAACGTCGCCGAGCCGACCCGGTCCGCCACGTAGCACGGGATTCCCTTGCTGCGCAGCATTTCCGACAGGCCGACGAAGTGGCCGCCGGTGCCGACGACGAAGATCGCCGCGTCGATCCAGTCCAGGTCGAGCTTCGGCGTGACGCTCGGCACCAGCCAGCGGCGGTACACCGCCGGGTTGAGGTCCGAGTTGTTCTGGTCGGTCCAGTGCATGCCGGGACGCTCCCGCAACAGCGCCTCGAGGAGCTCCACGCGGGACTGCTGGGTGCCGCCGGTGGGGTGCGGGCCGCTGACGATGTGCAGCTTGGCGCCGAGCAGCTCGATCTTGCGCCGGGTGATCGCCGGGATGTTCGGGTCGGTGACGAGCTCGATCGGGTTGCCGAGGATCTTCCCGGCCAGCGCCAGGCTGACGCCGAGTGAGCCCGACGTCGACTCGATCACCGTCTGGCCGGGCTCGAGCAGCCCGGCTTCGTAGGCGAGCAGCAGGATCCCGAACCCGAGGATCGACTTGAAGCTCGACTCGGTCGTGGTCATGCCGTAGATCGCGCGCAGCCGGCCCCGGCCGCCCGCGATCGGGCCGCAGTCGAGGACCGGGAGATCGGCGAAGCCCTCGAGCATCCTCTCCGCGACGAGCCGCGGGTCTGCGATGCCGTTCCAGTCCTCGATCACGAGCCGATCCTTTCCGCTGGTGCCTCGGGAGCCGCCGGGATGTGGAAGAGCCGGACGAACGTCGCGATCATGCCGGGGTCGCCCTTCGCCTCGACCAGGCCGAGCCACAGCGCGTCGGTCGGGCTCAGCTCGCCGGCCATCAGCTGCCTGAGCAACGGCGTCTCGATGACGAGGTCGGCGCCGGGGAGCTCGCCTTCCTCGACCGTGAGCACACCGTCGTCGACGCGCGCGCCGACGACCAGTTCCCCGAAGCGCACCTCGAAGCTCGCCCGGACGCCGCGGGCGCGGTCGGGGCGGAACGTCGAGCGCAGCGCGAGGATGGCGATGTCCAGTGAGAAGAGGTCGCCGGGGCGAGGATCGCCGAGCGAGCGCGCGCCCCACAGGCCGAGCTCGATCAGGACCGGCTCCAGCGCCCGGCCGTAGTCGGTCAGCTCGTAGGCGCCGGACGCGCCGAGCCGGACCACGCCGTCCTCGACGAGGTCGCCGAGCCGGCGCTCCAGGATCTCCGCGGTGACCCGCGGCAGCGTCTCGTGCAGCTCGGCGAAGCGCTTCGGGCCCAGGATCAGGTCCCGGACGACGAGCACCGACCACCGTGAGCCGATGATCTCGAATGCCCGCGCCAGGCCGCAGAACTGGCCGAGCGGTCGGTCTGTCATGCCGGGTTCCCTTCAGCTCGCCAGTCGTTGCGGTGTCGCGACCGAGTCGGTCATCCGGTCGAGGATCGCGCGCAGCACCGGGGTCGGGGTGCCGAAGTTGAGGCGCACGAAGCCGTCGCCGCCGGGGTTGTACTTGGTGCCCGCGGCCAGCTCGACCCGGGCCTGCTCCAGGAAGTACCCGGCGGGGTTGTCACCGCAGCCGAGTTCCCGGCAGTCCAGCCAGGCCAGGTACGTCCCTTGCGGCACGTGGTAGCGGACTTCCGGCAGCCGGTCGGCGAGCATGCCGGCGATGAGCCGCCGGTTGTCGTCGAGGTAGCCGACCACGGTGTCCAGCCAGCCGGAGGCCTCGGTCCAGGCGGCGAGGCTCGCGCGCATGCCGAGCACGTTGACGTTCGGCCCGGCCGGCAGCGCGGCGAGCTTTTCCCGCAGTGCCACCGGTCCCACGTGGCCGACCGCGCAGCGCATGCCGGCGAGGTTGTAGGCCTTGCTCGCGCCGTACAGCGTCACGGTCCGGGCTTCCAGCGCGGAGCCGATCGACGCGAACGGCACGTGGCGGTGGGGTGCGTAGGTCAGATCGGCGTGCAGGTCGTCGGAGATCACCGTCAGGTCGTGGCGTTCGGCGACCTCGGCGAGCGCGAGCAGCTCGGCCCGGGTGAACACGCGGCCGGTCGGGTTGTGCGGGTTGACCAGGATCAGCGCCCGGCACCCTTCGCGCGCGACGCGGCGGGCGAAGTCCTCGGCGTCGAACACCCAGCCCTTCGGGGTGTCGAGCATCGGGATCGGGACCATCCGCAGGCCCAGCTGCCTCATCATCGCCGGGAACGGCCCGAACGCCGGGGTGTGGATCGCGACGCCGTCCCCCGGTGCGGTGCTCAGTTCCAGTGCCGTCCGCACGGCGTGGGTGACGTCGGTGAACTCGCGGACGTGCTCCGCGGCGGGAAACCAGTCGTAGCGGGCCTTCATCCGCTGGGCGAAGGCTTCGCGCAACGGACTCGCGTTGTCCGTCCAATTCGGATAGCCGAGGTCAC is from Amycolatopsis mediterranei and encodes:
- a CDS encoding PLP-dependent cysteine synthase family protein gives rise to the protein MIEDWNGIADPRLVAERMLEGFADLPVLDCGPIAGGRGRLRAIYGMTTTESSFKSILGFGILLLAYEAGLLEPGQTVIESTSGSLGVSLALAGKILGNPIELVTDPNIPAITRRKIELLGAKLHIVSGPHPTGGTQQSRVELLEALLRERPGMHWTDQNNSDLNPAVYRRWLVPSVTPKLDLDWIDAAIFVVGTGGHFVGLSEMLRSKGIPCYVADRVGSATFGLEPGPSVLRGIGNMNCVPKVIGSAMHLVEDVYYSDDEEAAAGVRELAGRGIYAGGTSGIALQGAVKLVEATGARNILTFFPDRGDLYGDQFLGASPESELVRVGA
- the vanA gene encoding D-alanine--(R)-lactate ligase, coding for MNRLKVGIIFGGASEEHPVSVKSAQEVARHLDTGKYEPFWIGITKDGAWKLGDGPGESWEAGRTVVLSPDRSVPGLLVLEDGKYETIGLDVVLPVLHGKLGEDGAMQGLLELSGIPYAGCDVPSSALCMDKSLAYVVAASAGIATPKFRTVLAGDDAGAFTYPVFVKPARSGSSFGVSKVSGREELAAAISTAAQYDAKVLIEEAVVGSEVGCAVLGNGRELFAGEVDRIALSHGFFRIHQEEQPESGSENSTPIVPADVPAETRARVQQTAKAIYRALGCKGLARVDMFLTDDGTVVLNEVNTLPGLTSYSRYPRMMAAAGVPLSALIDRLVSLAMTGAAR
- a CDS encoding sensor histidine kinase, whose product is MSARLKLTLSYAGFVMLAGILLMGAVLAFYLYFLPDGWIITEGNFWIDRSRLVRAFVPFMAVVIVFLLVFGLLGGWVLAGRMLAPLTRITDATRVAATGSLSHRIRLPGRTDEFRELADAFDTMLARLEAHVTEQRRFAANASHELRTPLAITQSLLDVARNDPERTTGELDERLRVVNARAIELTEALLLLSRAEQRAFSRDRVDLSLVAEEAAETLLLFAEKRGVTVETSGEAAPALGSPALLLQLATNLVHNAIVHNLPERGAVWVTTGIEPGTVVLTVENTGEHLARSLVATLAEPFQRGTERIRTDQAGVGLGLAIVKSITQAHDGTLTLAPRPAGGLRVTVRLPISLGYATGKSKYVSG
- a CDS encoding winged helix-turn-helix transcriptional regulator, which translates into the protein MTDRPLGQFCGLARAFEIIGSRWSVLVVRDLILGPKRFAELHETLPRVTAEILERRLGDLVEDGVVRLGASGAYELTDYGRALEPVLIELGLWGARSLGDPRPGDLFSLDIAILALRSTFRPDRARGVRASFEVRFGELVVGARVDDGVLTVEEGELPGADLVIETPLLRQLMAGELSPTDALWLGLVEAKGDPGMIATFVRLFHIPAAPEAPAERIGS
- a CDS encoding D-isomer specific 2-hydroxyacid dehydrogenase family protein, which produces MSEPALGMTIYGCAPDEAVLFREMAPGFGVTPTITGAAVSEANAALAAGNRCVSVGHKTPLTRRTLLALSRVGVTYVSTRSVGYDHIDVGYARSVGISVGNVAYSPDSVADYTLMLMLMLVRDAKSVIRRAEEHDYRLNDVRGKELRDLTVGVVGTGRIGSAVVGRLRGFGARVVAHDCCPQAGLDYVELDELLRLSDIVTLHTPLDAGTHHLLDRRRLERMKPGAFVVNTGRGPLLDTEALVAALENGRLGGAALDVLEGEEGVFYADCRDRPVDSDLLVRLQKLPNVLISPHTAYYTDHALGDTVENSIINCLNFESGKRHE
- the vanX gene encoding D-Ala-D-Ala dipeptidase VanX, producing MNDDFVFVDQLVPGIRWDAKYATWDNFTGKPVDGYLVNRIVGTRTLCAALGEAQEKAASLGFGLVLWDGYRPQRAVDSFLRWVDQPEDGRTKLWHYPNIDRAAMFAKGYVAAKSGHSRGSTVDLTLYHLVTGELAAMGGGHDLMDEISHHGARGISRLEAGNRRYLRSIMEDCGFASYEREWWHYGLKDEPYPDTYFDFPVA
- a CDS encoding MalY/PatB family protein translates to MRASHGARYFVFDQLDERTLRFRPGVKWGAPAPDVLPASIADMDFPVAEPILASLRGYLDLGDLGYPNWTDNASPLREAFAQRMKARYDWFPAAEHVREFTDVTHAVRTALELSTAPGDGVAIHTPAFGPFPAMMRQLGLRMVPIPMLDTPKGWVFDAEDFARRVAREGCRALILVNPHNPTGRVFTRAELLALAEVAERHDLTVISDDLHADLTYAPHRHVPFASIGSALEARTVTLYGASKAYNLAGMRCAVGHVGPVALREKLAALPAGPNVNVLGMRASLAAWTEASGWLDTVVGYLDDNRRLIAGMLADRLPEVRYHVPQGTYLAWLDCRELGCGDNPAGYFLEQARVELAAGTKYNPGGDGFVRLNFGTPTPVLRAILDRMTDSVATPQRLAS